The proteins below come from a single Triplophysa rosa linkage group LG12, Trosa_1v2, whole genome shotgun sequence genomic window:
- the st3gal2 gene encoding CMP-N-acetylneuraminate-beta-galactosamide-alpha-2,3-sialyltransferase 2 isoform X1 — protein sequence MPSVPPQREGRLGFGWGWAAWARTQKAGELRPWVPVGAGATATGSGGMRCSLRVCVVLGSLALLFLTSLFFSFSLRGAGAPYLEPPGWEESRRVKLVPSYAGSHRAAPAESTQQKTCACARCVGDPGVSDWFDENYDPDISPMWTRGNIQLPSDVYYWWVMLQPQFKPHNIKQVLQRLFQVIPGRSPYGSWDPARCLRCAVVGNSGNLRGASYGSLIDDHNFIMRINLAPTVGYEEDAGSRTTHHFMYPESAKNLAANVSFVMVPFKTLDLLWITSALSTGQIRFTYAPVKQFLRVDKDKVQIFNPAFFKYIHDHWTRHHGRYPSTGMLVLFFALHVCDEVNVFGFGADSRGNWHHYWEQNRYSGEFRKTGVHDADYEAQIIDKLAKAGKISVFPGK from the exons ATGCCGTCTGTGCCTCCACAGCGAGAGGGACGCTTGGGCTTCGGCTGGGGTTGGGCAGCATGGGCACGGACTCAGAAGGCGGGGGAGTTGAGACCCTGGGTACCCGTCGGGGCTGGGGCTACAGCCACGGGCTCGGGGGGCATGCGATGCTCCCTGCGTGTCTGTGTGGTGTTGGGCTCCCTGGCCCTTCTCTTCCTCACCTCGCTTTTCTTCTCCTTCTCACTGAGAGGAGCCGGAGCGCCTTACCTGGAACCTCCGGGATGGGAAGAGTCACGCAGGGTTAAGCTAGTGCCCAGCTATGCCGGTTCCCACCGGGCGGCCCCTGCGGAGAGCACCCAACAGAAGACATGTGCCTGTGCTCGGTGCGTGGGCGACCCGGGCGTCTCCGACTGGTTCGATGAGAACTATGACCCGGACATCTCACCCATGTGGACACGGGGCAATATTCAGCTGCCTTCAGATGTGTACTACTGGTGGGTG ATGCTGCAGCCTCAGTTCAAACCCCATAATATTAAGCAAGTTCTGCAGAGGCTGTTCCAGGTTATTCCAGGACGTTCCCCGTATGGTTCGTGGGACCCTGCGCGCTGTCTTCGCTGTGCTGTGGTGGGAAACTCGGGCAACCTACGTGGGGCAAGTTATGGTTCATTAATTGATGACCATAATTTCATCATGAG GATTAACCTGGCTCCCACGGTCGGCTATGAAGAGGATGCAGGCAGTCGAACGACACACCACTTCATGTACCCAGAGAGTGCCAAAAACCTGGCGGCCAACGTCAGCTTTGTGATGGTGCCCTTCAAAACTCTTGACTTATTGTGGATCACCAGCGCCCTCTCCACCGGACAGATCCGCTT tACGTATGCTCCAGTAAAGCAGTTTCTGCGTGTTGACAAAGATAAG GTTCAGATCTTCAACCCAGCTTTCTTTAAATACATCCATGACCACTGGACACGACACCATGGCCGCTACCCCTCCACCGGCATGCTCGTTTTATTCTTCGCTCTACATGTGTGTGATGAG GTGAATGTATTTGGTTTCGGAGCAGACAGCCGAGGAAACTGGCACCACTATTGGGAGCAGAACCGCTATTCTGGAGAGTTTCGTAAAACAGGTGTCCACGATGCAGACTATGAAGCCCAGATCATCGACAAGCTGGCCAAGGCTGGCAAGATCTCAGTATTTCCTGGAAAGTGA
- the st3gal2 gene encoding CMP-N-acetylneuraminate-beta-galactosamide-alpha-2,3-sialyltransferase 2 isoform X2: MPSVPPQREGRLGFGWGWAAWARTQKAGELRPWVPVGAGATATGSGGMRCSLRVCVVLGSLALLFLTSLFFSFSLRGAGAPYLEPPGWEESRRVKLVPSYAGSHRAAPAESTQQKTCACARCVGDPGVSDWFDENYDPDISPMWTRGNIQLPSDVYYWWVMLQPQFKPHNIKQVLQRLFQVIPGRSPYGSWDPARCLRCAVVGNSGNLRGASYGSLIDDHNFIMRINLAPTVGYEEDAGSRTTHHFMYPESAKNLAANVSFVMVPFKTLDLLWITSALSTGQIRLFRSSTQLSLNTSMTTGHDTMAATPPPACSFYSSLYMCVMR, encoded by the exons ATGCCGTCTGTGCCTCCACAGCGAGAGGGACGCTTGGGCTTCGGCTGGGGTTGGGCAGCATGGGCACGGACTCAGAAGGCGGGGGAGTTGAGACCCTGGGTACCCGTCGGGGCTGGGGCTACAGCCACGGGCTCGGGGGGCATGCGATGCTCCCTGCGTGTCTGTGTGGTGTTGGGCTCCCTGGCCCTTCTCTTCCTCACCTCGCTTTTCTTCTCCTTCTCACTGAGAGGAGCCGGAGCGCCTTACCTGGAACCTCCGGGATGGGAAGAGTCACGCAGGGTTAAGCTAGTGCCCAGCTATGCCGGTTCCCACCGGGCGGCCCCTGCGGAGAGCACCCAACAGAAGACATGTGCCTGTGCTCGGTGCGTGGGCGACCCGGGCGTCTCCGACTGGTTCGATGAGAACTATGACCCGGACATCTCACCCATGTGGACACGGGGCAATATTCAGCTGCCTTCAGATGTGTACTACTGGTGGGTG ATGCTGCAGCCTCAGTTCAAACCCCATAATATTAAGCAAGTTCTGCAGAGGCTGTTCCAGGTTATTCCAGGACGTTCCCCGTATGGTTCGTGGGACCCTGCGCGCTGTCTTCGCTGTGCTGTGGTGGGAAACTCGGGCAACCTACGTGGGGCAAGTTATGGTTCATTAATTGATGACCATAATTTCATCATGAG GATTAACCTGGCTCCCACGGTCGGCTATGAAGAGGATGCAGGCAGTCGAACGACACACCACTTCATGTACCCAGAGAGTGCCAAAAACCTGGCGGCCAACGTCAGCTTTGTGATGGTGCCCTTCAAAACTCTTGACTTATTGTGGATCACCAGCGCCCTCTCCACCGGACAGATCCGCTT GTTCAGATCTTCAACCCAGCTTTCTTTAAATACATCCATGACCACTGGACACGACACCATGGCCGCTACCCCTCCACCGGCATGCTCGTTTTATTCTTCGCTCTACATGTGTGTGATGAG GTGA